In a genomic window of Pseudoliparis swirei isolate HS2019 ecotype Mariana Trench chromosome 20, NWPU_hadal_v1, whole genome shotgun sequence:
- the LOC130210881 gene encoding inositol polyphosphate 5-phosphatase K-like isoform X2 encodes MLRGAFRLQEVFSGPLRFVSDGVFDDAWSKRLTDTLAPRGYVKVSSIRMQGLLLLCFCQLKHLQFIRDIQTTYTRTGIYGYWGNKGGVSLRLAFYGHALCFLNCHLAAHLDRAAQRLGEFRHILDTQAFPGPAAPRILDHRLVFWFGDLNFRIQDHGMHFVRSCIDERTYDLLWSKDQLTMMRKEERALQEFEEGPLDFPPTYKFDLDSDTYDSSGKKRKPAWTDRILWRLRSHGGGGGGPPEEEEEEDEEEYPLRIRQESYSSNMEYSISDHKPVNSVFTLELRKKGDAPLVRLQPGGDWSADTDAMVLYSPLQPFPSSVWDWIGLYRVGFSSVSDYITYAWVKDDEVSSSEEVVQVYVGKEEIPVRGGECVLCYYSNRLQCIVGVSDAFKVHESKLAGEEGLVSEQNRTSPREDDL; translated from the exons atgctgcgtggtgccttcaggctgcaGGAGGTGTTCTCCGGGCCTCTGAGGTTCGTGTCTGACGGCGTGTTCGACGACGCGTGGAGCAAACGGCTCACGGACACGTTGGCACCGCGGGGATACGTGAAG gtgtcgtCCATCCGGATGCAGggtctgctgctgctctgcttctGTCAGCTGAAGCACCTCCAGTTCATCAGAGACATCCAgaccacatacacacgcacagggATCTACGGGTActgg GGCAACAAGGGCGGCGTGTCGCTGCGCCTGGCGTTCTACGGCCACGCGCTCTGCTTCCTGAACTGCCACCTGGCGGCGCACCTGGACCGCGCCGCCCAGAGGCTCGGAGAGTTCCGGCACATCCTGGACACGCAGGCCTTCCCCGGGCCGGCGGCGCCCAGGATCCTCGACCACCG GCTGGTGTTCTGGTTCGGGGATCTCAACTTCCGGATTCAGGACCACGGGATGCACTTTGTCCGCTCCTGCATCGACGAGCGGACCTACGACCTCCTGTGGAGCAAAGACCAG CTGACGAtgatgaggaaggaggagcggGCCCTGCAGGAGTTCGAGGAAGGGCCTCTGGACTTCCCGCCCACGTACAAGTTTGACCTCGACTCCGACACCTACGACAGCAG CGGTAAGAAGCGTAAACCCGCCTGGACCGACCGGATCCTGTGGCGGCTCCGGAgccacggcggcggcggtggcgggccccccgaggaagaggaggaggaggacgaggaagagtaCCCGCTGAGGATCAGGCAGGAGTCGTACTCCAGCAACATGGAGTACAGCATCAGCGACCACAAGCCCGTCAACAGCGTCTTCACGCTggag CTGAGGAAGAAGGGTGACGCCCCTCTGGTCCGTCTGCAGCCGGGCGGCGACTGGAGCGCCGACACGGACGCCATGGTCCTCTACAGCCCGCTGCAGCCGTTCCCCTCCAGCGTCTGGGACTGGATCGGGCTCTACAGG gTGGGGTTCTCCAGCGTCTCTGACTACATCACCTACGCGTGGGTCAAAGATGACGAGGTGTCCTCCAGCGAAGAAGTCGTCCAG gtGTACGTCGGTAAAGAGGAAATCCCGGTGCGGGGGGGCGAGTGCGTGCTGTGTTACTATAGCAACCGTCTGCAGTGCATCGTCGGGGTCAGCGACGCGTTCAAG GTCCACGAGTCCAAGCTGGCCGGTGAGGAAGGTCTGGTGTCCGAGCAGAACAGAACCTCCCCGAGAGAAgacgacctctga
- the xaf1 gene encoding LOW QUALITY PROTEIN: XIAP-associated factor 1 (The sequence of the model RefSeq protein was modified relative to this genomic sequence to represent the inferred CDS: substituted 1 base at 1 genomic stop codon): MGDEEATRSCGTCHKDVSEANFSLHEMHCSRFLCLCPDCQEPVLREHLEQHREKQHTQVRCSECHLKMERCHLVDHQADRCXRRLLRCEFCQLELRRRDLDRHRPACGSRTDRCSDCNRYVTLRDRPSHGDTCPATGGSATGGSATGGSATGGSATGGSDPQTAGKLPRNKTKSTALCGSCLASFPAADVEQHELQCLLASRLNYEEEEEEDEEEDPFSGQRATPWLSRGLRGDRPRGGTGAGAGDPHRISTCPHCHLALPLATLRWHEVKCHIVINLR, encoded by the exons ATGGGCGACGAGGAGGCCACGCGCAGCTGCGGCACGTG CCACAAAGACGTCTCGGAGGCCAACTTCTCTCTGCACGAGATGCACTGCAGCCGCTTCCTGTGTCTGtgccccgactgccaggaaccagTTCTCAGAGAGCACCTGGAGCAGCACAGGGAGAAGcagcacacacag GTGAGATGCTCCGAGTGTCACCTGAAGATGGAGCGCTGCCACCTCGTGGATCACCAG GCCGACCGCTGTTAGCGGCGGCTGCTGCGCTGTGAGTTCTGCCAGCTGGAGCTGCGGCGCAGAGACCTGGACCGGCACCGCCCGGCCTGCGGCAGCCGCACCGATCGCTGCAGCGACTGCAACCGCTACGTCACCCTGAGGGACCGGCCCAGCCACGGCGACACCTGCCCGGCAACCGGAGGCTCGGCAACCGGCGGCTCGGCAACCGGAGGCTCAGCAACCGGCGGCTCGGCAACCGGAGGCTCGGATCCTCAAACCGCCGGCAAACTGCCACGGAACAAGA CCAAATCCACGGCGCTTTGCGGCAGCTGTTTGGCGTCTTTTCCAGCGGCGGATGTGGAGCAACACGAG CTGCAGTGTCTCCTGGCCAGCAGGTTGAActacgaagaggaggaagaggaggatgaggaagaggacccgttctcCGGGCAGAGGGCCACCCCGTGGCTCTCGAGGGGCCTCCGGGGGGATCGGCCTCGTGGGGGAACCGGGGCCGGCGCAGGGGACCCGCACCGGATCAGCACCTGCCCCCACTGCCACCTGGCGCTGCCGCTCGCCACGCTGCGCTGGCACGAG GTGAAGTGCCACATCGTCATCAAcctgagatga
- the LOC130210881 gene encoding inositol polyphosphate 5-phosphatase K-like isoform X1, which yields MLRGAFRLQEVFSGPLRFVSDGVFDDAWSKRLTDTLAPRGYVKVSSIRMQGLLLLCFCQLKHLQFIRDIQTTYTRTGIYGYWGNKGGVSLRLAFYGHALCFLNCHLAAHLDRAAQRLGEFRHILDTQAFPGPAAPRILDHRLVFWFGDLNFRIQDHGMHFVRSCIDERTYDLLWSKDQLTMMRKEERALQEFEEGPLDFPPTYKFDLDSDTYDSRLHRTWFGFTGKKRKPAWTDRILWRLRSHGGGGGGPPEEEEEEDEEEYPLRIRQESYSSNMEYSISDHKPVNSVFTLELRKKGDAPLVRLQPGGDWSADTDAMVLYSPLQPFPSSVWDWIGLYRVGFSSVSDYITYAWVKDDEVSSSEEVVQVYVGKEEIPVRGGECVLCYYSNRLQCIVGVSDAFKVHESKLAGEEGLVSEQNRTSPREDDL from the exons atgctgcgtggtgccttcaggctgcaGGAGGTGTTCTCCGGGCCTCTGAGGTTCGTGTCTGACGGCGTGTTCGACGACGCGTGGAGCAAACGGCTCACGGACACGTTGGCACCGCGGGGATACGTGAAG gtgtcgtCCATCCGGATGCAGggtctgctgctgctctgcttctGTCAGCTGAAGCACCTCCAGTTCATCAGAGACATCCAgaccacatacacacgcacagggATCTACGGGTActgg GGCAACAAGGGCGGCGTGTCGCTGCGCCTGGCGTTCTACGGCCACGCGCTCTGCTTCCTGAACTGCCACCTGGCGGCGCACCTGGACCGCGCCGCCCAGAGGCTCGGAGAGTTCCGGCACATCCTGGACACGCAGGCCTTCCCCGGGCCGGCGGCGCCCAGGATCCTCGACCACCG GCTGGTGTTCTGGTTCGGGGATCTCAACTTCCGGATTCAGGACCACGGGATGCACTTTGTCCGCTCCTGCATCGACGAGCGGACCTACGACCTCCTGTGGAGCAAAGACCAG CTGACGAtgatgaggaaggaggagcggGCCCTGCAGGAGTTCGAGGAAGGGCCTCTGGACTTCCCGCCCACGTACAAGTTTGACCTCGACTCCGACACCTACGACAGCAG gctccacaggacctggttTGGCTTTAC CGGTAAGAAGCGTAAACCCGCCTGGACCGACCGGATCCTGTGGCGGCTCCGGAgccacggcggcggcggtggcgggccccccgaggaagaggaggaggaggacgaggaagagtaCCCGCTGAGGATCAGGCAGGAGTCGTACTCCAGCAACATGGAGTACAGCATCAGCGACCACAAGCCCGTCAACAGCGTCTTCACGCTggag CTGAGGAAGAAGGGTGACGCCCCTCTGGTCCGTCTGCAGCCGGGCGGCGACTGGAGCGCCGACACGGACGCCATGGTCCTCTACAGCCCGCTGCAGCCGTTCCCCTCCAGCGTCTGGGACTGGATCGGGCTCTACAGG gTGGGGTTCTCCAGCGTCTCTGACTACATCACCTACGCGTGGGTCAAAGATGACGAGGTGTCCTCCAGCGAAGAAGTCGTCCAG gtGTACGTCGGTAAAGAGGAAATCCCGGTGCGGGGGGGCGAGTGCGTGCTGTGTTACTATAGCAACCGTCTGCAGTGCATCGTCGGGGTCAGCGACGCGTTCAAG GTCCACGAGTCCAAGCTGGCCGGTGAGGAAGGTCTGGTGTCCGAGCAGAACAGAACCTCCCCGAGAGAAgacgacctctga